The DNA sequence AGTTGGTTACTcgtgttactctattttgtgataaatgaacacttgcagacaagacatttctgatttaaCGTCGCAGGACTGTGGTGAGCAgcacaataaataataacacagaaggtGTGTTAGAAGGTGTGTTAGTATACAACCCACCttgtgtgttattattcattgtgcTGCCCACCAGGGTCCTGCGAcattagatcagaaatgtcttgtctgcaagtgttcatcCATCACAAAACAGAGCAACACGAGTAACAGTTATGGAATCACTTTGCAACCCGTcactcccatcactgtttttaacacaacttgtgttggccctttcatttattttaacatgaaataacgccttaaattaacacatcatttcTTGCAGCGAAACCAAATCAAATTGTTAAGTAGCATAAATTAAATACCAGTATTGTAAAAGACCGTGTTTTTAAGGGTGCAGTTCTCAAAGAAGGTTTCTGTTGATTTGATGTCCTCGAAATAACAGTTCTCAAAGAGTGAGTCCTCGAacttcacattttttatttctatgttGACAAACCTACATGTGAAGCAGATTTCTGAATTGGTCATTCGTTCTATGAACATTACATTTTATGAGATAAAATAAGATATTAAAGGGATacccaaaattaaaattctgtcatcatctacTCACCCTCAAGCTGACCCAAACCAGCAATCTGTACACAAAtgaagacattttgaaaaatgtttacatCCGAACAGATGAGGGGCAACATTTATTTCCtcagtattatttttcctactatggaagtcaatggagccccaaaaaattcaaaatatcttcccttgtgttcagcagaacaaaataatttatacaggtttgggaCAACTTGAAAGTGGGCAAATGAGACAGAACTTCAACCTTTCATGTGATAATCTGATATTGTACCTGTCGTGAATGTACTCCCCCTCTTTGTGAACCTGATTCTGCAGAGTGAAGTTAAAATGAAATCGTTCCACTTTCTCACGATGGAAGACCTTGACGTTAGACTCGTATTCCTCAAACTGAAGGTACTTGATTTGGTCAGGAAACCAAATTCCCAGCCCATAATAGCTGCGTAGTAGAAAATGGATGGATTTATAACTCATGTACTGTATTATAAAGTCATTTGTGTTTCAAAGCTGCACAATCCGTAGAAAACGTTTGAAACTACCTAAAGTTCATAAGTTTCTCACCTGAATGCCATAGTGAACCACACAATTGCAATAAACAAACCATGAAGTCTGAGATCTGGCGAAGCTAGAGACATCATGTTCTTTATGACCTTTCAGAGCACAATAGAAAGAAAACTAGTTcgtaaaaatacaataaaaactgTGTTATTGTAAAAAATGTTAGTTTTGCACATTCATCCAGAACGGGGATCCGCAATGCTAGGTAGATTTAAAGGTGTTTTGAGTAGTTGCTTACTGGCCCAAGTCTTAAATATGGCTTTGGACACTCAATAACTGTAAATATATGagattttttgctcatttaatTGGCAACCATATCTCATGATCCAAACAGGGTGTTTGGGGTGTGTTCAAACAACTGACCCCAAGTGTGAACGTTAGCAATGGCAATGTTTGTGTTATCAATCACAACTAATATGTCTTAGCACAAAAATCGGCAGTGTAATATACCTGTTTGACCAGAGTCATATGTCTGACCATGAATCTTTGGAAAGCAGTGGCAGTTTCACTCTGAATCTCTATGAACTCATCATCTTGAGTGTGAGGTGTTTTGAGTTGAGAGACCTGATGCAGTGGGATTAAATATAATGCAGTAAGCTTATGATGTGTAAGCAGAATGTATCAGATGTAAAGAAGCATTCATTGAAAACAGTTCAGTTAACTTATCAAAgtttttcacttttactttGTGACAATTCGCATTTCTGTTGTTGTGCTGTAGGTTTTagtcagcccagtctcacgaaatttcattaattttttgattctttttttcgtgatattatcaagAATTTCCAAattttttcatgatcgtataacgaattcctgttttcatgtGACCACCACGTAGTTGTTACTCAACTGCTATGTCCCACCTTcctaccattgtcgctttggtttagggttagatttacataaatgaCATCcatacccaaacccaactctaaccctaacgccaggcgacatataaaaaaataaatcagaaaaaaatagtataaaccaatacatagtgacattctaatgcaagcaccaaataatcctaaaccgaagcgacaatggtttaaaaataggaaaaggcagttgagtaaccaatatgtgataatcacacgaaaacaggaattcgttattcgCTCACGAAAAAACTcagaaatttgtgatatcacgaataaaagatttaaaaaaaaaatacctgactatatcacgaaacctcgtgAAACCGGGTAGATTTTagtagtttaaataaatacttGAAAAACTCTCTCTGGTTCTCCCTTTGCTCTCCAGTTGGTGTCATGGACCCGCCTGAGGATCATCCAGGCTTCGTCGTGTCTCGCATTCTGAAAATGACAAAAGAGACTCTGTGGTGATAGGTTGTATCCTATAAACAACTGTTTAATCCTATAGACACTATAGACATTGTAAAATCAGCATCTTATCATCTCTTTGCTCTTTTATATCATTTTctttatttctatatttttttcttacctaAATTGTGCTGAAATAAATTAGAAGTTCAATGATAAATGCTCACCATGCACCAATGTAAACTATTATCTTTTACCTCCAGGAGAAAACGGGGACTTTCTGGCATGAACACAAGCCCAGCGAAAGCAGCCAGAGATGGAAGAaaacaaaccagcacaaacacCCTCCAGCTGTGGAACTGGAACTCTGTCCCCATACTGAAGCCCCAACCTGTAATAAAGAACATTCATAACCTTTATAAACCACATACCATACATAAATTAAAGAGCGTTCAGAAACCCTAAAATCAAAAGAGTGTTCATAACCCCTAAAATCCACAAAGCATTAATGACCCCCAAAACCAAAGAGCATTCATGACCTTTATAAACCACAGACCATACATAAACCAAAGTGCGTTCATAACCCCTAAAATCCACAAAGCATTAATGACCCTCAAATACCACAGAGCACTTATAACCCCCCAAAACCACAGAGCTTTCATAACCCCTAGAGTGTTCATGACCCTCAAATACCACAGAGCGCTTATAACCCCCAAAATCCACAGAGTGTTCATAACACTCAAAACCAACGAGGGTTCATAACCCCTAAAAACCACAGAACGTTCATGACCTTTATAAATTACAGACCATGGGCGACTCCATGATTTTCATTTTAGAGGGGCTCAGCCCCCCAATAAAAGTAtaatagaataaataaataaataaataatattattaatacagtGTAAGGTTAGGTGTATATACAAAGAATGACATGAATGAATCTCATGACTGCTGATTAATTCATATTACGTGACATTCACAGGGGACAGAATCGTTAACACTTGACAGAAGGCTtatctgaagcgtggccaacagccaatcacagtggccactACACATGCTCCAGTCTTCCCTAAACGTAATTGGGTGGCTCTGtttaggttatttgcataaggcaatctgattggctgacgaatgtattgccacttgaaaagttgagaaatgttcaacttctgcctcAAGCAACGGCAGTGAAGCAGCATCGACGGATCCACAATAAAGCCCCCCTAAAAATGCCCTAACGACAACCCTGCAACAGACCATACATAAACTAAAGATCATTCATAACCCCCAAAATCCACAGAACGTTTATAACACTCAAATCCACAGAGCATTGATAACCCCCAGAGTGTTCATGACCCCAAACCCTCAAAAACACAATGTTCATGACTTTTATAAACACAGACCATACATAAACCAAAGAGTGTTCATCCCCCCAAAACCACTGAGTGTTTATACCCCCAAAACCACTGAGAGTTTATACCCCCAAAACCACAGAGTGTTCATCCCCCCAAAACCACAGAGTGTTCATCCCCCAAAAACCATAGAGTGTTCATCCCCCCAAAACCACAGAGTGTTCATAGCCCCAAAAACCACAGAGCATTcatgacccccccccccaaaaccATAGAGTGTTCATACCCCCAAAACCACAGAGTGTTCATCCCCCCAAAACCATAGAGTGTTCATCCCCCCAAAACCACAGTGTTCATCCCCCCAAAACCATAGAGTGTTCATAGCCCCAAAAACCACAGAATGTTCATACCCCCAAAACCACAGAATGTTCTTCCCCCCAAAACCATAGAGTGTTCATCCCCCCAAAACCATAGAGTGTTCATACCCCCAAAACCACAGAGTGTTCATCCCCCCAAAAACACAGAGTGTTCATCCCCAAAAACCACAGAGCATTCATGACCCCCCCCCAAAACCACAAAGCGTTTATGACTCTCGCAACCCaaattaacacatttttaaaaaatgcacgaTTTGGTTCTAAAGAGCAAAGTAAGCCATTGGGGATTTGAACAGCATCAGAGCAAATAGGTATGCATTTTTCATAACGCTCTATTCCTTTTGAATATAGATATGCAAATCTTACTAGAAGTATTGTTACTACCATAATGTGGGATGATTCCCCAAGCGGTGAAGGAAGCGTAAAGCCCCCCCATCATCCAGAACAGACAGAGCCAGCTGAGATGTTCTCCTCTCTTATCCATCTGCAGGAACTCAGCGAAATATGTGTACACCACAGGGATGGACCCTCCAATTCTGCAAGAGATAATGAAAGACTAGGGGCTGAAATCAATCATTTAATGAAAATACATAGATCACTTATTTCAGTCATGAAACTCTAGAGACAGATTCATATTCTTGCGATCATCTTGCTCTTTCAGAGTGATTCAAACTGATTGGCTTTTTCAACTCATAGCCAATGACTGTGCATGCTTCTTCTACTGATATGTTTATTAGTATACTATTAGAAGAATGGTGCAACACGCTATCAGAGCTTTAACAATCACCCGCCTCCATCCCCAGCCCCACCAGTCTAGATCTGTATTTGGAATATTGTGCAACAGCATCACTTGCATGCTCACTGCAGGTAATGTGTAcagaccattttgcaagatgtaaacaacactgtttCAGAAGCACTTCTTGATGTTTTTGAGATTTTAAGTTCACATTCTGATTCAGTTCTAaatgttctgttggttgtattttgttttaatgtttgtgtaGTGTTAAAAACTGAAACGGGTATTGCTTCTGGACCACTGTTGTTTACATCCTGCAAAATTGTCTATATTATGATACAATGGTAAGACCACCACTGAGTTCATCATGATTACTTTCCCTTATTCCTCCTTCTTTGAATGTCTTACCCGATTCCTGAACAGAGTCTGAAGAAGATAAAGAAGCCATAGCTCTGGACGAAACAGGACAGGAAGGAAAATATGCTGTTGATGGCCAGAGCATATAGTAAACACTGCCGTCGACCCAGTTTATCAGCCAGCCCACCCCACACCACAGCGCCAAACATCATGCCAACATACACTATCAGACCTGAAGAACAAGATAACAACTCAATGTCAGGCCACTGAGggattataattcatacattgtTACAAAACTAATAACTGATATTATGGACCAACACTTTTTTATGGACAGCCTCTTCAAACCTAAATAAATCTTTCTGTAACTCTTTATAATATCTTTCTTTAATTACCAGGAGACATCTTATAATGCTCAGTATAGATTAATTAGAGTAATTTATCAACATCTATATAATCATGAAATTGTGGTTCTTAAAGGAGCCCCTAACCTAGGTGATTTCAGcaatattaactctttctccgccagcatttttcatgattttcataaaagttgaATGCCTCAGAAAATGCActtcttttaaatatataaacatacaatatattaaattaaatgaaagaacagaccctcagacaccaaattttgagcaaaaagctaagatacttcaatttttgtgaaggacttttgatagagatcagatgcataGCAATCCTCAAAACTTAGATGGACATGCAGCTGTTTTCCCTAGTGCGATACTTCCAGGtttggataatagcggtattgcagattgacaaggtaactcgtcaatggcagggaaagagttcaaATTGTCTCTGGTAttcccagaatgtgtctgtaaagtttcagctcaaaatacaccacagatcttttattatacgatgttgaacatggccatttgtgGCTGTAATGGAAAACGCActattgttttgtgtgtttctttaaatgcaaagaaagcttctgttcccCTCCCCGTATGTAAAGTAGGGGGTAGAGCGCGTACACACgtgctttggactacatcaaaacatgtgtctctACCAGAAGGTTGAACTATGCGCATATAAGGCGGAGTCTGTGAGCGGTTATGGTTGGGgtgtaatcaatgtgacatcacattgataggggatccaacagcctgttttgtgtgactgttgcggtttaaaagagattacacaaagaagaatagatgaatttgtataataacaggatgtttctgcacacacactggGGACCCATTTTCTGCTAGAAACACACATAGGTTGGGGGCTTTAAGAATTGTTCTTACAGGGGGAATATTTTGGGTGTTAAAATGTACCGAAAGTCTAGTTAAATATGTGTTTTCTCTTATAGTGGTTTTGTACTTTATCCTGATTTAATACACTTAGTTTAAAACCATCTCAAACTTAAatcatttttgtgtgatttcTTATCTCAAACGTGAAATTCCAACATCACAAAACATTGCCAGTTTTGAGTAAGCAGTTGAGCAAGCAGTTTTGCGTTTGTGCTTGGAGTGGGCACCTACTGGCAAACAAGGGTACTCCTACTTTGAGATTAGCACGAGAGTGCGGCTTCatggtttttaaatatattttatttaattaattaaaactattttagcCTTAAATTACTCAGTCTAAATATTAAATTCAAAATTTTAAGattgggaaaataaaatatgaattctcTTAATTCTATTCAATTAAAAActtaatgtacgtccacgcataggtatctcaggagacaggaagtaaaccaaacattgaattcggacatgccttgatgccttcctgccttggaaagctgcctcagaaggcagcaatttagagttttcggacgcagcctcaAACAAAGTCTTGATTTGCTTTGGTCTCGGGGAAGTGCCCCCCTGCCCCCCAAACTCTGCCTATTGCACAATATAATACTTCCCTTATATAATCAATGTGCATGTTAACCAAAAGATTTCATTCTGTTTTGataatttgtaatgtaaatgccATGTTGTCATCTGCTGTATATCATAAATTCATAGAATTTCTAAATTACAGTTtctgtattttgcatttttgatgTTTTGGGATTTTTTTTGTGCAACATACTTCTTTGaataaaaatcaaacatttaaatGCTGAAAAGCCAATATACATGAAGTCAGGCAAGATCTCGGGCCCTATGCATACATGGTAGGCAGTCCTGATGGGCCCCCATGTCCCACCCCCATAATATATTCCAGAGTCCAGACTTTTCAAGGGCCCTCTCTTTCTTTTGGGCCCTGGTAATCAGCactggttttacccccagtcTGACGCCCCTGCAGGCACTTGTTACTGCAAATTGTGTGAGAACATGCCATGCTAACACCTCAGCTAACATGAGCATGCTCTCCCTCTCTGtcccccccccctctctctctctctctctctctctctcatgcctGTTACTCATACAAACACACTTAGTCACAAACAGATAATTACAGAATGAGATGAGAGATTAACAGGCACGTGGTGGGGATTGTGAAACCCTCTGTGGATTACACACTGCAGGTTACTTTCATCCCTAATTAAAAACTTTCCTGCTTCTAGCAAACAAAAGCTGTTTCTACAAAAGGTTCTCAAAAGATTTTTTTCATAACCGTCAAATTATACTAAAATCAAATGTATTTGAGATCATACTATAACATATGTAACATAGAAAtgttaaaatcttgtttttttattttatgtagcCTACCTTTTATTCAAATTGTGCTCATAATATATTTGGGATATATGgaacaaaaatacacatttaatatctttgtaaagtaatttcagagaatttttttttataaatgttagaaatgtactGCTGAAACATTTTACAAAGTCTGTGAACTAGGTAGTACTGAATTTTGAAGTTACACCATTAATCAGTTTTCCACATGTctttgtttaagattttttgctCGGGGCTAAAATGGTGGCTCCATGATGcgcccctaacacaattgcGAGCATCCAGAAAGTTAAAAGAAAGAAGGCAGCTTTCCTACGAGTGAGCGTGGCTTTTttcaacatattttttatttaacctttatttatCCAGGAAGGTCCCATTAAGATTAAGAGCAATCTTTTCTTCCAGTGAGTCTTTTCTGTATGTGCTGCCAGCGGACATGTCCCCACTGTTTTGAGACTAGAGAACGCTGCTTATTTTTTCCAGATTTTGAAAAcgtatattatttatttgatggGTTTTAATATCATTTTACTTGGACTTTAAATACTTTTGAAAGGCACTGCTATAAAGCACAATTATTTGATTCCCAACAACATCTGAAGCCCAGGATACATTGCACAATTTTTGGCTGTCctagacgaaagattgccatcgtaaAACAAtcgtcacaattttttttcgtGGATCTttatcggtggtcctatgtcgtacagttagagaggttcaaagacagCCGTTTTCCCAGTCTTGCGTTCAAAGAAAGCCtatgatagttttctgacagtgtcagaaattcagcatgatcaacgcacagtgtgtttgctgctacgacctgcatactggtatttgtttaccactagtCCATGcacgtgtgacgcagccgttGAAGCCTCCGTGTCATCATTGTtcagtctacatgcttgtcgtacccaagtttaaatgatccatgtcgcagtgtgataaggtaatgatcttatagacAAGTTTCCAGGGTGAAATAGGCGGGCCACCATTAGCCTTTCACTCTGCCAACGACTTCTGGTTGTGTCTGCCAAGCACTTCAGGTAAGTGTCTTTTACTGTCTTTGGTTAGCGTGCAGAAAAAGTAAACTATGGATGGTGTTACACGCCGACAAGGCTTCGGGACATATTGTGCTGTTCGCGGTTGCAACAACTCATGGCGAAAACAAACTCGCTAACCGGAAGTCATTGGCAGAGTGAAAGGCTAATGGTGGCCCGCCTATTTCACCCGGGAAACTTGTCTAAAGgagggcaaaaatcctgcagtgtgtTCCGGGCTTTAAGCAAGTAAGACAACCCAAAAAAGATAACTTTGTGATGTTCTTGGCTCTgaaaactttctgaaaagcatTAAGTTTGATGATTAAAATCTTGTGAAATATAATCTCTCTTTTACTCACCAAGCATGCCTTTATCTGCATTGGAGAGGCACATGTCCTTCTCAGCGCTAGGCAATGCAAAACTCACTACAAAGCACTCCACCCCATCAGCCATGAGGGCCAGGCCCAGTACCGTGAACAAAGTCCACTGGAAGCGCCCGTGACCGCAGTCTTCCATGATGGTCTCATATTGTTCCGCCAATGTCTCCTCTTCTGCCTCGGCAGCCCTCCTGGCCTTCATTCTCGCTTCCCTCCGGGCGGCTCTCCTGGCCTCTTTGATCTCATCCGGATGGGGGATGCCCTGATACTCACCTTCATACATCTGATCATCTTCATCGTGACCCTCAGTGGCATCACTAGCAGCATCTTCCTCTTGAGGAGGGTAGTCCGTCTGATAGGGGTAACCATCATTTCCTCCTGTTCCATGTGTGGGGTACGTTTCTCCCTGCTGGTTTATATTGTTGTGGTAAGGGTCATCCATTTTGGGTCGAATCTGTTATATATCTCCAGACGAAAGTGGTTAACTTAGCATAAGAGTTTGAAAACTATAAATTAGATCTCTCCTAAAATTTGTGTTGACATCGAGTAATTCCTTTTAAGTAGTTCTGCACATGGTCACATGATGCACCTGCAAAAACAGCAACACtgacaattaaaaataaatgaaataaatgtaacagGTCTTCATATTTTGGAGGAATATTTACAGAACAGA is a window from the Misgurnus anguillicaudatus chromosome 21, ASM2758022v2, whole genome shotgun sequence genome containing:
- the sv2ba gene encoding synaptic vesicle glycoprotein 2Ba; translated protein: MDDPYHNNINQQGETYPTHGTGGNDGYPYQTDYPPQEEDAASDATEGHDEDDQMYEGEYQGIPHPDEIKEARRAARREARMKARRAAEAEEETLAEQYETIMEDCGHGRFQWTLFTVLGLALMADGVECFVVSFALPSAEKDMCLSNADKGMLGLIVYVGMMFGAVVWGGLADKLGRRQCLLYALAINSIFSFLSCFVQSYGFFIFFRLCSGIGIGGSIPVVYTYFAEFLQMDKRGEHLSWLCLFWMMGGLYASFTAWGIIPHYGWGFSMGTEFQFHSWRVFVLVCFLPSLAAFAGLVFMPESPRFLLENARHDEAWMILRRVHDTNWRAKGEPERVFQVSQLKTPHTQDDEFIEIQSETATAFQRFMVRHMTLVKQVIKNMMSLASPDLRLHGLFIAIVWFTMAFSYYGLGIWFPDQIKYLQFEEYESNVKVFHREKVERFHFNFTLQNQVHKEGEYIHDRFVNIEIKNVKFEDSLFENCYFEDIKSTETFFENCTLKNTVFYNTDLWEDSKFIDCKMKNTTFLHPKKGCHLNFQEENDILIYLVSFLGSLSVLPGNILAGLLMDKIGRIKIIGGSMLVSAGCTFLLFLCFNQGSVITFQCIYFAACAAAWNGIDVITVELYPASKRATAFGVLNGISKLAAIISTFIFGKFISITKIIPIILSFSALVCGGLLAFKLPETREHILQ